Genomic window (Rhododendron vialii isolate Sample 1 chromosome 4a, ASM3025357v1):
GTGCGGTGCATAAACTACAAGCCTTATTTCTTAAAAATTACTCATATGAATATTATATACACAGTTTTGccaacccaaatattttttgatttagcCCAGCTCATAATCTTTTTCTGATTCCGCCCTTGGCCGTATGACAAATATTTTATGTATAGTGCCAGCAAAGCCATGACATCAATTGCCACAAAATTTAGTATCTTATTTCCTTCGTGGTCTACAAGCCCAATACCTCTACCACATCAATTGCCAGAAAATTATAGTATCTTATTTCTTTCGTGGCCAACAAGCCCAATACCCAAGACCGAGGTTCTGATCTACAATTTTTTGGACGTTTATAAATTATTAATCACTCTCAATACAAGCCACAACCAAGTTAAGCAGCCCCACCCTCTCTCCATCTTCAAGAACATATCATATCCGGCCTAGCTACCGAGAAATGAAGGCGGAACTGGTGTTTATCCCTTCCCCGGGGAAGGGCCACCTCGTATCCGCGGTGGAGATGGCCAAGCAACTCATCGGCCGAGACCACCGTCTTTCAATAACGGTCCTAATAATGAAAACCCCATTTGATAGTAAATCCAAGGTCTCCCAGTCGCTGCTACTCGCGGCTGCCGAGGACCGGTTAAAGTTCGTCTACCTCCCGCAAGAAGACGAGGCGGCGTTGGCTAAGCTCCTGTCCAAGAACCCCGGAAGCTTAATGTCGGAGTTTGTCAACATGAACAAGCAACACGTGAGAGATCACGTAAAAAAGATGATGATATCGACCGAGTCGACTCGACTCGCCGGGTTCGTGGTTGACATGTTCTGCACCCCGATGATGGACGTGGCGGCCGAGTTCGGGCTCCCCTCCTACGCTTTCTTCACCTCCAGCTGTGCTTTTCTCGGCCTCATGTTCCAACTCGAAACCCTAAACCGGGACCACAACCAGGATGTTACTGAGTTGAAGGACTCGGACGCTGAGTTGGAAGTCCCGGTTTTTGTGAACCCAGTTCCAGCTAAGGTTTTGCCTTCTATGGTCCTGTCCAAGGAAGGAGGGTCCACATTTTTCATGGAAATTTCCAAGAGGTTGAGAGAAACAAAGGGCATTATGGTCAATACATTTGAAGAGCTGGAATCCTATGCGGTCAAGTGCCTCGCCGAGGACGATAAGGTCCCGCCAATCTACCCCGTGGGACCCGTACTCCACCTCGTGAAGGACGAAAACAAGGAGGAGGAAGGGGTGATCCAGATCATGAGGTGGTTGGATGATCAGCCGCCGTCGTCGGTGGTGTTCTTGTGCTTCGGGAGCATGGGAACCTTTGAAGCGGACCAGGTGAGTGGATATATCTTTTTTTAGAgtccatttgtttgttttttttatc
Coding sequences:
- the LOC131324377 gene encoding anthocyanidin 3-O-glucosyltransferase 2-like — protein: MKAELVFIPSPGKGHLVSAVEMAKQLIGRDHRLSITVLIMKTPFDSKSKVSQSLLLAAAEDRLKFVYLPQEDEAALAKLLSKNPGSLMSEFVNMNKQHVRDHVKKMMISTESTRLAGFVVDMFCTPMMDVAAEFGLPSYAFFTSSCAFLGLMFQLETLNRDHNQDVTELKDSDAELEVPVFVNPVPAKVLPSMVLSKEGGSTFFMEISKRLRETKGIMVNTFEELESYAVKCLAEDDKVPPIYPVGPVLHLVKDENKEEEGVIQIMRWLDDQPPSSVVFLCFGSMGTFEADQVREIAQALEQSGHRFLWSVRQPPPKGKIAMPDEYQDLSEVLPEGFLERTIEIGKVIGWAPQVAVLSHKAVGGFVSHCGWNSTLESLCCGVPMATWPIYAEQQMNAFQLVRELRLAVEIKLDYRKDFGTTNKVNLVTANEIENGIRKLMENEDKSKEGIKQKVKELSEKSKTAVEEGGSSYNYIERFIEVVMTNVHSP